The genome window GCCTCGGTGCGCGGGCGGGTGCTCGCGACCGGTGCCGACACCGCCGTCATCGAGGTCGGAGGCGTCGGCCTGTCGGTGCAGTGCGCACCGGCCGGGTTGGCCACCCTCCGAGTCGGCGACCTGGCGCGGCTGTCGACCTCACTGGTCGTCCGCGAGGACTCGTTGACGCTCTACGGCTTCGCCGACGACGACGCCCGCGACCTGTTCGAGCTGCTGCAGACCGCCAGTGGCGTCGGGCCCAAGCTCGCCCAGGCGATGCTCGCCGTGCTCGGTGCCGACGGCGTGCGTGCCGCGGTCGCGACCGACGACCTGACCACGCTCACCCGCGTCCCCGGCATCGGCCGCAAGGGAGCGCAGCGCATCGTGCTCGAGCTCAAGGACCGCATCGGCGCCGTCCCGAGCGGCCCGATCAGCCTGCCCGTCCCACGCGAGGCGGCCTGGCGCGAGCAGGTCGGCTCGGCCCTTGCCGGCCTCGGCTGGTCGGCCCGTGAGGTCGAGCAGGCCCTCGGCGCGGTCGCCCCCGACGCCGACGACGCGCTCGCGGCCGGCGAGGAGCCCGACGTCGCGGTGCTGCTCAAGTCGGCGCTTCGGCTGCTGAGCCGCGCATGACCGACCAGGCAGAGATCGTCTCGCCCTACGCAGACGGCGACGAGCGCATCGTCGAGGCCGCGCTGCGGCCGAAGCGCCTCGACGAGTTCATCGGACAGCACCGGGTGCGCGAGCAGCTCATGGTCATGCTCGACTCGGCCCGCGACCGGGGGCGGCCCCCCGACCACGTCCTGCTCTCCGGTCCGCCGGGTCTCGGCAAGACCACGATGGCGATGATCATCGCGGCCGAGCTGGGCGCGCCGCTGCGGGTCACCAGCGGTCCGGCGATCGAGCGGGCCGGTGACCTGGCCGCGCTGCTCTCCACCTTGTCCGAGGGAGAGGTGCTCTTCCTCGACGAGATCCACCGGATGGCCCGGCCGGCCGAGGAGATGCTCTACGTCGCGATGG of Mycobacteriales bacterium contains these proteins:
- the ruvA gene encoding Holliday junction branch migration protein RuvA; protein product: MIASVRGRVLATGADTAVIEVGGVGLSVQCAPAGLATLRVGDLARLSTSLVVREDSLTLYGFADDDARDLFELLQTASGVGPKLAQAMLAVLGADGVRAAVATDDLTTLTRVPGIGRKGAQRIVLELKDRIGAVPSGPISLPVPREAAWREQVGSALAGLGWSAREVEQALGAVAPDADDALAAGEEPDVAVLLKSALRLLSRA